The Methanothermobacter sp. genome includes a window with the following:
- a CDS encoding nuclease-related domain-containing protein, translating to MAYLICENCNHYWQIKSEEEFWAFHTCDECGSPLLYVKNFNEYRKITKVVPESSKKTQTHRKANKYLRFWRDGRLILIAGALMTPAGILLAFTGTAWGITPLLLGIVLMVLSVPLSRASERRGMGWRKGHEGELIVTNCFRRLPEGYHILNDIQLPGAYGNMDHVVVGPTGVYVIETESCSGNYIVKGDRWFLNDELRKEEVRSPSIQAKRNAAALKEFLESRDIYVSWVNAVVAFLSESCTIMEEDEHCRILKPCQVPEHIMESRLMLGESKVKSIVDALRKHASEVW from the coding sequence ATGGCCTACCTCATATGCGAGAACTGTAACCATTACTGGCAGATCAAGAGCGAGGAGGAATTCTGGGCATTCCACACTTGTGATGAATGCGGCTCACCACTCCTCTACGTTAAAAACTTCAATGAATACCGTAAAATCACCAAAGTTGTCCCTGAATCCAGCAAAAAAACCCAAACCCACAGGAAGGCCAATAAATACCTGAGGTTCTGGAGGGATGGGCGCCTGATCCTCATTGCAGGGGCATTGATGACCCCTGCGGGAATATTACTTGCATTCACAGGCACGGCATGGGGTATCACACCCCTACTTCTGGGAATCGTCCTCATGGTCCTCTCTGTACCACTGAGCAGGGCCAGTGAAAGAAGGGGTATGGGCTGGAGAAAGGGACATGAGGGTGAACTCATAGTTACAAACTGCTTCAGACGCCTGCCTGAAGGTTACCACATCCTGAACGACATCCAGCTCCCAGGGGCATACGGGAACATGGACCACGTGGTTGTGGGGCCAACAGGGGTCTACGTGATAGAGACAGAGTCCTGTTCAGGGAACTACATCGTGAAGGGTGACCGCTGGTTCCTTAACGATGAACTCAGAAAGGAGGAGGTCAGGTCACCGTCCATCCAGGCAAAGAGGAATGCCGCAGCCCTCAAGGAATTCCTTGAATCCAGGGATATCTATGTCTCATGGGTTAATGCAGTTGTTGCATTTCTCAGCGAATCCTGCACCATCATGGAGGAGGATGAGCACTGCAGGATCCTGAAGCCCTGCCAGGTCCCGGAGCATATAATGGAGAGTCGCCTCATGCTGGGTGAGAGCAAGGTGAAAAGTATAGTGGATGCCCTGAGAAAACATGCCTCAGAGGTCTGGTAG
- a CDS encoding site-specific integrase, with amino-acid sequence MKFGDSDHVIFETWVLRKGLEKSTFKTYLQCLKKYCMVTGMTPAELITEAEEEEEAGIRMRNRKINLHLLKFRRVLEDEGKAPSTISLYYYAVRSFYEAMDITMPKLRQPSGDICLEQNYGKLITREELRTLVSMAPPREKALIYLMALSGMAQAEARRLTIRKFLDAAGDAIDRELETVEDLFNARDELMDEIITLDIVRKKVNYRYMTFIPPEATKEILNYLKERMYGRNEKIRIRDYDGALFVKRNGEDIDRDIIVTNFRRIGLEAGFKKKDGAYSFWRAHALRKYFISTIINKLGDKVLADFLAGHKISDVDRAYWYMDPEDLKRRYMKALPYLSIDGVEVRTIEDRDYRRLREVEKIYNQMKEEIQKTEKLIRIFKQYPEINELLSKRIPD; translated from the coding sequence ATGAAGTTTGGAGATTCGGACCATGTGATATTTGAGACCTGGGTACTCAGGAAGGGTTTGGAGAAGTCCACCTTCAAAACATACCTCCAGTGCCTCAAGAAGTACTGCATGGTCACAGGCATGACCCCTGCAGAACTCATAACTGAGGCAGAGGAAGAGGAGGAAGCTGGCATCAGGATGAGAAACCGCAAGATAAACCTGCATCTCCTGAAGTTCAGAAGGGTACTGGAAGATGAGGGCAAGGCCCCTTCCACCATCAGCCTTTACTATTATGCCGTAAGGTCATTCTATGAGGCCATGGACATCACAATGCCAAAACTCAGACAGCCCTCAGGGGACATCTGTCTGGAGCAGAACTACGGTAAACTCATCACCAGGGAGGAACTCAGGACACTTGTGAGCATGGCACCGCCCAGGGAGAAGGCCCTCATCTACCTCATGGCACTCTCAGGTATGGCGCAGGCAGAGGCCAGGAGGCTGACCATCAGGAAGTTCCTGGATGCTGCAGGTGATGCCATCGACCGTGAACTTGAAACGGTTGAGGACCTCTTCAATGCCAGGGATGAACTCATGGATGAGATCATAACCCTTGATATTGTCAGGAAGAAGGTGAACTACCGCTACATGACCTTCATCCCACCTGAGGCCACAAAGGAGATCCTTAATTACCTCAAGGAGAGAATGTACGGGAGGAATGAGAAGATACGCATCAGGGATTATGATGGGGCCCTCTTTGTTAAGAGAAATGGTGAGGATATTGACAGGGATATCATCGTAACGAATTTCAGGCGTATAGGCCTTGAGGCGGGTTTCAAGAAGAAGGATGGTGCCTACAGTTTCTGGAGGGCCCATGCACTCAGGAAGTATTTCATATCCACCATCATTAACAAGCTTGGTGATAAGGTCCTGGCGGATTTCCTTGCAGGTCATAAGATCTCTGATGTGGATAGGGCCTACTGGTACATGGATCCTGAGGACCTCAAGAGGAGGTACATGAAGGCCCTCCCATATCTTTCAATTGATGGTGTTGAGGTGAGGACCATTGAGGATAGGGATTACAGGCGCCTGAGGGAGGTTGAGAAGATCTATAATCAGATGAAGGAGGAGATCCAGAAGACTGAGAAGCTCATAAGGATATTCAAACAGTACCCTGAGATCAATGAACTTTTGAGTAAGAGAATCCCTGACTAG
- a CDS encoding DUF368 domain-containing protein, translating into MGSADVMPGVSGGTIALITGIYERLVHAISKIRFGFIKPLLTGDLAGARKSLRDEVDFELFVPLLAGIACAILTLSKVILFFITTYVAFTYAFFSGLILASAYVVYQKIDGFSLKNLASGALGLIFAYLFVGLNPIQANHTLPVVFISGFVAICAMILPGISGAFLLLLLNQYEYMLGVLNRLAIAEILTFLAGAAIGIMSFSRVLDYLLRNHEAVTMSFLVGLMIGTLRLPYRKIAMVDTTSIIISAVIGIIGFALVMILESRFDYIDY; encoded by the coding sequence ATGGGAAGCGCGGATGTTATGCCCGGTGTCTCGGGCGGTACAATCGCACTCATAACAGGTATCTATGAGAGACTGGTACATGCGATAAGTAAGATAAGGTTCGGGTTCATAAAGCCCCTCCTCACTGGAGACCTTGCTGGTGCCAGGAAGTCCCTGAGGGATGAGGTTGACTTTGAGCTCTTCGTACCCCTCCTTGCAGGTATAGCCTGTGCGATTCTCACATTATCAAAGGTTATACTCTTCTTCATAACCACCTATGTGGCATTCACCTACGCATTCTTCTCAGGCCTCATACTCGCCTCTGCATATGTGGTCTACCAGAAGATAGATGGGTTTTCACTCAAAAACCTGGCATCAGGTGCTCTGGGCCTCATATTCGCCTACCTATTTGTGGGCCTTAACCCTATACAGGCAAACCACACACTCCCTGTTGTCTTCATATCCGGATTTGTGGCCATATGTGCAATGATACTGCCGGGTATCTCAGGTGCATTTCTACTTCTGCTGCTGAACCAGTATGAGTACATGCTGGGGGTCCTGAACCGTCTGGCCATCGCTGAGATATTAACATTCCTTGCAGGGGCGGCTATTGGTATAATGAGCTTCTCAAGGGTTCTGGATTACCTGCTGAGGAACCATGAGGCTGTTACAATGTCATTTCTTGTGGGCCTCATGATAGGTACCCTCAGGCTCCCCTACAGGAAGATAGCGATGGTGGATACCACCTCCATCATAATATCCGCAGTGATTGGTATAATCGGATTTGCCCTCGTCATGATACTTGAGAGCAGATTCGACTACATAGACTACTGA
- a CDS encoding nucleotidyltransferase domain-containing protein, with product MRELQKKLGNYFKDKDEVRLAYLFGSVADEKEGPLSDIDIGVLLDDKLDRNARARLKLRMISELTSILGSDRIDLVIMNDAPPQLNYEIIKARRPLTENPALRVGFEQRILSDYLDRRYYDRRWLRNYLKRRRLKNE from the coding sequence ATGAGAGAACTCCAGAAAAAGCTTGGAAATTATTTTAAGGATAAGGATGAGGTCAGGCTGGCATACCTCTTTGGCTCGGTTGCAGATGAGAAGGAGGGACCCCTCAGTGACATAGACATAGGGGTACTGCTCGACGATAAACTTGACAGGAACGCAAGGGCCAGGCTGAAACTCAGGATGATATCAGAACTCACGTCCATTCTCGGCTCTGACAGGATAGACCTTGTGATAATGAACGATGCGCCGCCCCAACTGAACTACGAGATAATAAAGGCACGAAGACCACTCACTGAAAACCCTGCCCTCAGGGTGGGCTTCGAGCAGAGGATACTCTCAGATTACCTTGACAGGAGATACTACGACAGGAGATGGCTCAGGAATTACCTGAAAAGGAGAAGATTGAAAAATGAATGA
- a CDS encoding putative PEP-binding protein, producing MQILRGVGAGAGRRSGRVRIIRNLEDACSLEWGEVAVFKKIARDMLPEIKKAGAVIADYGGLTSHAAITLRELGIPCVLGTEVATRVLREGMIVTVDGKTGNIYRGVMDWASRDDVIGVHETATKVMVNLNFPWLAARVAEFADGVGSVRIENMVIETGKHPYLLMKEGELSGVLESGLEEILEAFHPKPVCFRTFDIPTDELTHLRGHTEPHERNPFLGMRAIKRDLRDTEVLKAEFEAVRNLLDSGYGNLELKFPFIRDIPEYVQAVEILDESGIRPHRDLRVGASIETPSMALQIDELLDEGVDFVSLGLSDLTMCSLAADRRSTRVAGIFNLSHPAVLGMVEEVVVACHERGVEVYAAGYAATNYVLVRKLVEMGVDAVSTSPDKVLRMRSFIAKVEDSLILRGMGRNS from the coding sequence ATGCAGATCCTGAGGGGTGTGGGTGCCGGTGCCGGAAGGCGAAGCGGAAGGGTGCGTATAATAAGGAACCTTGAGGATGCATGCAGCCTTGAATGGGGAGAGGTGGCTGTCTTCAAAAAGATAGCCAGGGATATGCTGCCTGAAATCAAAAAGGCCGGTGCTGTTATAGCAGATTACGGTGGACTTACAAGCCACGCCGCAATAACACTAAGGGAACTTGGAATACCCTGCGTACTTGGAACAGAGGTCGCAACCAGAGTCCTCAGGGAGGGCATGATAGTCACTGTGGATGGTAAAACCGGGAACATCTACCGGGGCGTCATGGACTGGGCGTCCAGGGATGACGTGATTGGTGTCCATGAGACAGCCACAAAGGTCATGGTTAACCTGAACTTCCCATGGCTCGCAGCAAGGGTTGCTGAATTTGCCGATGGTGTTGGCTCTGTAAGGATAGAGAATATGGTCATAGAGACAGGGAAGCACCCCTACCTGCTTATGAAGGAAGGTGAACTCTCAGGAGTCCTTGAAAGTGGCCTTGAGGAAATACTTGAAGCATTCCACCCGAAACCTGTATGCTTCAGAACATTCGATATCCCAACAGACGAACTCACACACCTCCGTGGACATACTGAACCCCACGAGAGAAACCCCTTCCTGGGTATGAGGGCCATAAAAAGGGATCTCAGGGATACTGAGGTCCTGAAAGCAGAATTTGAGGCGGTGAGGAATCTCCTGGATTCAGGATACGGTAACCTTGAACTGAAGTTCCCCTTCATAAGGGATATTCCTGAATATGTCCAGGCAGTTGAAATCCTTGATGAATCAGGTATAAGACCCCACAGAGACCTCAGGGTGGGTGCATCCATTGAAACACCATCCATGGCCCTCCAGATAGATGAACTCCTTGATGAAGGCGTGGATTTTGTCTCACTTGGACTCAGTGACCTCACAATGTGCAGCCTTGCAGCGGACAGGAGGAGCACCCGTGTTGCAGGTATTTTCAATCTATCACACCCAGCAGTCCTGGGAATGGTTGAGGAGGTGGTTGTTGCGTGTCATGAAAGGGGTGTGGAGGTCTATGCTGCTGGATACGCTGCAACAAATTATGTTCTGGTGAGGAAACTTGTTGAGATGGGTGTTGATGCTGTATCAACAAGCCCTGATAAGGTTCTGAGGATGAGGTCATTCATCGCAAAGGTGGAGGACTCACTGATACTAAGAGGCATGGGAAGAAACAGTTAA
- a CDS encoding DUF86 domain-containing protein has translation MNETERIIERIKTMTSYVDFLREHRVSERELLADYILRSAIERNIQLAIESALDIGEMVISMEDLEKPETYRDVIEILEKHDILPSDFAGRFSEAAGLRNILVHMYTDVDPSIIAEVLNERLHDFEFYSEAILRFLRDKYSDEFR, from the coding sequence ATGAATGAAACTGAGAGAATAATTGAGCGGATAAAAACCATGACATCCTATGTTGATTTCCTCAGGGAGCACAGGGTATCGGAGAGGGAACTCCTGGCTGATTATATCCTGAGATCCGCCATAGAAAGAAACATTCAGCTTGCAATTGAATCAGCCCTTGATATCGGAGAGATGGTGATCTCAATGGAGGACCTTGAGAAGCCAGAAACCTACAGGGACGTTATAGAAATCCTTGAAAAACATGACATACTTCCATCTGATTTTGCAGGAAGGTTCTCTGAAGCCGCGGGTCTCAGAAACATCCTCGTCCACATGTACACCGATGTTGACCCCTCAATCATAGCCGAGGTCCTCAATGAAAGACTTCATGACTTTGAATTTTATTCAGAAGCCATTTTAAGGTTCCTTAGGGATAAATATTCCGATGAATTCAGATAA